From Rhodococcus sp. B7740:
AAGTCCAGGTGCGCCACACGATCTCCCGGTTCCGCGTGAGGCCGCAGGACGCCGAGAGTCTCCTCGCGTAGCTCATCGACGGTCTCGTGCGTCATCGGACGCTCGGTCTCTGTCGTCGGCCGAGCGAGGTCACTCGTGTTCGCAGAGCGCCGTAGTGAATCCCGATGTAGTGAGCCCACAAACCACTCGGCAGCGGTCTCAGTATCTTCGGCAGCCACGGATTACGAACTGTCGCAAGATAAAGTATCGACACCGCGTGTACGGGAATCCTGACCAAGGACGAGGGGTGTGGGCAGCCCGATACGCGGTGCTTCGTCGACAGTTGATACGACGTCCGGCCGTACGCCCGACCTTGCTCGAACGATCGACGGACAGTCGTTCTGACGCGGTAGGCGACCACTGCATCCGCGGCATGTCCGAGTGTCGATCCCGCCTGCTGAATTCTCCACGAGTAGTCGACGTCCTCGGCACCGCCGACGAAGTCTTCGTCGAAGTCTCCGACCTTCTCGAACACCCTCCGCCACATGGCGAAATTGCTCCCCGGTGCGTACGGCAGGTAGGCGGAGCGGAACAGAGCGCCGGGCGGCGGGACGG
This genomic window contains:
- a CDS encoding glycosyltransferase, encoding MPISLVSIVLPVYNGLPDLDEQLKAVAAQDYTGDVELIVSDNGSTDGLRAHLENLSLPMTIRMVDASAKRGVSYARNVGVKAARGDIVAFVDHDDVAHKTWLTALVHALDSFDAVGGALEVESLNSPEVASWRTVPPPGALFRSAYLPYAPGSNFAMWRRVFEKVGDFDEDFVGGAEDVDYSWRIQQAGSTLGHAADAVVAYRVRTTVRRSFEQGRAYGRTSYQLSTKHRVSGCPHPSSLVRIPVHAVSILYLATVRNPWLPKILRPLPSGLWAHYIGIHYGALRTRVTSLGRRQRPSVR